Proteins from a genomic interval of Niabella soli DSM 19437:
- a CDS encoding RsmD family RNA methyltransferase, with protein MRIIAGSLGGRKINPPSKMPYTRPTTDVAKEGLFNVLQHRIDFEGMKTLDIFGGTGSISYELASRGAGDLTIVEKDNQMFDFIKKTATALKIENMKFVKMDVFKYLESCNTTYDFIFAGPPYALTTIDELPRIIIEKKLLNEEGWFVLEHTPRNDYKQFEKYSFEKNYGTTIFSVFING; from the coding sequence ATGCGCATTATAGCAGGATCCCTGGGAGGCAGAAAAATTAATCCGCCGTCAAAAATGCCTTATACCCGCCCCACAACAGATGTGGCAAAAGAAGGGCTATTTAATGTATTACAGCACCGTATTGATTTTGAAGGGATGAAAACACTGGATATTTTTGGCGGCACCGGCAGCATCAGTTATGAGCTGGCCAGCCGGGGTGCCGGCGACCTTACCATTGTTGAAAAGGACAATCAAATGTTCGATTTTATTAAAAAGACGGCCACTGCCCTTAAAATTGAGAACATGAAATTTGTCAAAATGGACGTTTTCAAATACCTGGAATCCTGCAACACCACCTATGATTTTATTTTTGCCGGCCCGCCCTATGCGTTGACCACTATTGATGAACTGCCCAGGATCATTATCGAAAAAAAATTGCTGAACGAGGAGGGCTGGTTTGTGCTGGAACACACGCCCCGTAATGATTACAAGCAATTTGAAAAATACAGTTTCGAGAAAAATTACGGCACTACTATCTTTTCGGTTTTTATTAATGGTTAA
- a CDS encoding DUF3822 family protein, translating to MQARFEISGENFIDPDNSVLVAQTGPGYFAYAFCDTTGSRLGELKWFDTNNTTLSAITGGLPALKNSCQKKRIIFDYPVYSLLPVELNHGDNSALLHLAGGNIQDHILTEIVGKQIALNYSVPFALLNQCIADLPGASYWHLQSVRITEALHQKDSAAIYVNIVDNNCSVVVTKEGKLLLAQYYTYRAPEDLLFYLLKIAEVHDLSQQEAQLQISGLVEADSKLYRLLYDYFLNIHLQNAGWATNEQSMPVPAHYFTTLKQAAACAL from the coding sequence ATGCAGGCACGATTTGAAATAAGCGGTGAAAACTTTATTGATCCTGATAACAGCGTACTGGTGGCCCAAACCGGCCCGGGATATTTTGCCTACGCTTTTTGTGATACTACGGGCTCCAGGCTTGGAGAACTGAAATGGTTTGATACCAATAATACAACGCTTTCGGCAATAACCGGAGGGCTGCCTGCCTTAAAAAATTCCTGTCAGAAGAAACGGATCATTTTTGATTATCCTGTTTATTCCCTTCTTCCTGTGGAGTTAAACCACGGAGACAACAGTGCTTTATTGCATCTTGCGGGTGGAAATATCCAGGATCACATTCTTACTGAAATTGTCGGCAAGCAAATAGCGCTTAATTATTCAGTGCCTTTTGCACTGCTGAACCAGTGCATTGCCGATCTGCCGGGAGCTTCCTACTGGCATTTGCAAAGTGTGCGGATCACAGAAGCCCTGCACCAGAAGGACAGTGCCGCGATCTATGTAAATATTGTCGATAATAATTGCTCCGTTGTTGTAACAAAGGAGGGGAAACTATTGCTGGCACAATATTATACTTACCGGGCTCCGGAAGACCTGTTGTTTTATTTATTAAAAATTGCTGAGGTGCATGACCTGTCTCAACAAGAAGCCCAGTTGCAGATATCCGGATTGGTTGAAGCCGACTCAAAATTATATCGATTGTTATACGACTATTTTTTGAATATTCATTTGCAAAATGCCGGTTGGGCCACCAATGAACAATCGATGCCGGTTCCCGCACATTATTTTACTACCTTAAAACAGGCCGCTGCATGCGCATTATAG
- a CDS encoding 5-formyltetrahydrofolate cyclo-ligase, translating to MLKTEIRKIYLQKRTAIDPKDQRIWDDLLLIQFQQLALPPVHSVLTYAAIESRKEISTDALLGYLEFRNPGLEIAYPVFDHRNSIMNAVWVTDNTFFEVNSLGISEPENGAAAAPENFDLVLVPLLSFDKAGFRVGYGKGVYDKYLKQVRPDAIKVGLSYFEPLSKIDDTDEFDIPLNYCITPQGIYEF from the coding sequence ATGCTAAAAACGGAAATCAGGAAAATATATCTCCAAAAGCGCACAGCAATTGACCCAAAAGATCAAAGGATCTGGGATGACCTGTTGTTAATTCAATTTCAGCAACTGGCACTGCCACCCGTTCATTCCGTGCTCACTTATGCTGCAATTGAAAGCAGAAAAGAGATCAGTACCGATGCGCTGCTGGGTTACCTGGAGTTCCGCAACCCCGGGCTGGAGATCGCTTACCCCGTCTTTGATCATAGGAACAGCATAATGAACGCCGTATGGGTTACAGACAATACTTTTTTTGAAGTAAATAGCTTAGGCATCAGCGAACCCGAAAACGGCGCGGCAGCGGCTCCGGAAAACTTTGACCTGGTTTTGGTTCCGCTGCTGAGCTTTGATAAAGCCGGATTCCGGGTGGGATATGGCAAGGGGGTATACGATAAATACCTGAAACAGGTGCGGCCAGATGCGATTAAAGTAGGGTTAAGTTATTTTGAACCGCTATCAAAAATTGATGACACTGATGAATTTGACATACCTTTAAACTATTGTATCACTCCGCAGGGGATTTATGAGTTTTAA